In Lemur catta isolate mLemCat1 chromosome 5, mLemCat1.pri, whole genome shotgun sequence, the genomic stretch TTCCCACGTGGTAGATCAGGCAGCTTCCTCTCCCACCTGGTGCTCAGGCCAGGTGTTGGTGAGGCGGCAGAGGAACCTGAACTAGCAGGAAATCATTAAGCTTGGATGTTGCCTCTGGACCATCTTGTCCTCCAAACACCCGAAGCAGTTCGATTCTTAAAAACTTATGCAGAAAAAGAAGCTACTGAGATATattctccatttatttcttttaggtttaaataaatagtaatggTTATTCTACCTATGTTgattttttacttcttaaataaaactttgtaacaaatacaacattttcttccaaaagaatTCATGGATGCTTATTAATACATTAAACTTTCCAGTTAAACCTTAGGTTAATGAAAATTCAGGTTTTTGAGTGGTTACTTCTACTAGTCTTCTGATGAACCATTTTGCTCTATGCGAGGGTGCAGTAATTTTACTTGAGTAGTTTTACTCATTAACAAAACGTACCAATACAAATTTAGCTAGGGTCACAGTGTTTAATTTAACAGTATTATGATAATAACTACCATAATTAGCTTCAGATTTGCCTTTCTTCCCAGAGGATAagctttttctagtttttatgcCTTCTTAAGGCATGATAATGACAGCAAAATTAATGTTATGACCTTTATAGCCTGTTTATGGTTTTTTTCCACGTTGTACCCTAAAGGATTTAGGGAGTAGTGTACATCTAAAATAAACTATTTAGTGTGGACAAGTTACAAACTGGGTTAATTTGGTTCACCTGATCCTCAGCTGGTAGCACCTCAGTCAAGATACCATTTCATGTTAGACAAAGGAGCATGATTTTTACACTATAAAATTATCGTGAAACTATACTTGTaatgtcttaaaaagaaaaaaaaaatttaaaggctACTTTTTCAAATATGTAGGATTTCTTTCCTCCTATTATTGTaactggttgtttttttttttgaattaggAAAtccatttgtgttttcattttcatagcaAGAATGTATTGGTAACAACCAATGGGTCCTGCTCTCTGAACACGATATCCACCTTTGGTGATGCTGGGCAGCAGCACTGTCTCTTACAAGtgactccttttctcttttctagtttGTCTGTGGGACTGCCCATAAACAATCACTCTTCTGAATCCTTGAGATGTGAAGCTCggttttcattttgttgtcaGGGTTTATATATTTCAACAAAATGCAGTATTTGCATATTCAGCTCAAGTTGAGAAGAATATGTAGGCCATGTTAGAATCTTTAAAGTTTTGGGGTAGTTGATTAAAAAATTCCTGTGGCAGTTTATGCAAGTAGTGGTTTTGAGGCACTTTCATACCTTGTTGGATAAGTTGGTACAACTTCTTTGAAGGAAAATTTAGCaataatacataaacattttaaatagacaTACAAATTTCTTACCGTGACTTTATCCTGCAGATAGACTTCCACATGTTAGCAAAGATGTATGTATAAGAATGCACACTGCACCTCTGTAAGAACAAAAGGCTGAGAATGATCTAATTGTCAGCGAGTTAGTAAATAATGGTTCCATGCGTTAAAATACTATGcaacctttaaaaagaatgaagatgtttGATAAGTGCTGATATGGAGAACTCTCAAAaacatattaagtgaaaaaagagcAGCAGGTATAATCTGCTTCAGtttggagagggaggaggggtaCAGAACATATTTCTACACCTTGgcttatatacatacacagaacCTGTTTCTGAAAGGGGCATCACAATGGTGCAAACAGTTGTTGCTTCTGAGGAGGGGACTTGGATTAGAATGAGATCAGGCTTATTTTTCAATAtactcctttattttttactgtttgaaCTTCTTCTGTTTGCTTgtacttacattttttaaattgaaatactaatatggtattataaaaatagtttttgaagaCTGTATCAATGGAAGCAAATGTTTAATACATAAATACAGCAGTCCTGCCTTTTCCATGgtttctctgcccccaccccattttCAGCTACCCAACatacagtacagtaagatatttttagagaaagagagacgctacattcatgtaacttttattatagtatattgttgtaattattctattttattattagttattgctgttaatctcttattgtgcctaatttataaattaaactttatcataggtatgtatgtatgggatatatagggtttggtactatctgtggtttcagacaTCCAGGGGTGGTCTTGGAATGTATTCCCCCATGAGTAGGAGGAactaatgtacatttttaaagcagaGTGAAAAATGATATATGCACTACAATTACAGGTattacaaaaaaccaaaacaaaaaagcatagaaagaaattagaagtcagtacactaaaatattaatagtatttgtgTTAGACTGTTAGAATTGTGGATTTTGTTTGTTGCAAATTCAGTAATAAGGTAATATGTTATTAGTGGAAAATATAAAGTACCAGGTTTCTCTAGTTCTAAAGTGCCATGACatatatgtgttttaaataatatgtattagtTATCTAAATATTGCCACAGTTATATAAGTGTCCATCTTCCAGAAATGTTTTGACATTATTATAATGTACAATAAGAgctgttttttgaaaaatgaaagcagagagaatTCCAGAATGTGTCCTTCTAACCTGACAGCTGTTTGTCCTCTGTTTGTTTCTCGtgcttgttcattttatttagctttctccattttggaaataattattttataataacctAAGTGTCAAACAAAAGCCTTTGGGATCAgggaataaaaaatgtttaagtaatGCTGAAAAGGTAAATCTGTGATTAGAGTACTCCAGGGAAAAGATGgaagtttaaattattattttaaaagaggaaaaatcgCCAGAGTAATTTATTAAGTAGCAGTTCACAcactcagaagaaaatataaagagaaaatataaagaaagcatGGCTGAAGTTAGCCAGAAATGGAGCGCAGGAgcaggttttttttaattgaatagtCATTGTAAAGCTAATTGATGGGATTTTAATTTAAGGCAGAAactgtaaagaaggaaaaagcttAGAGGTGGCAACAGCTGAGAGAGAAATGAGTGGAACCAGCAATGTTGTGAGTCAGGACGGAAGAGCATCAAGAGGTGGAAATGCAGTTTGTTGAAAATACACTGATTGGTCTATGGTGATGAAGCCAAAACTCAAATTGTCCTTGGCAAAAGGTAAGATTTCAGAGAGCAAAGGAATAGGAGGAATCCAAAATAatcaattttctgtaaatttgtttAGTTTAAAGATGATTTTGGCACTGAATATAGACCAGGGAAGAGCAAAAATGGTGGAAATGTGATCATTTCAAAAGCAGTGAATTAAATCCAAAGATTGATTGAAACACTACCAGCCAGACTGCTTGAGGGGatcaaaataatgaataatttcaCAACATATATCACAGAAGTGTAAATGGCAGCCTCTTTACTTTATGGAGTTTATTTGCTGCTAACTCCCATTCCCAAATGATGCAAATCCTTTCTGAAATGCTTCCATCTTCATCATGGTGACAGCCTCATGGGCCTGAAAGACGTCTTCCTTCTCTTAGCACTCGGAATccaggctggaaagtccaagatgtTCTGCTTGATGTGGAAAGaaccaaatatttttcttgtatctATATCCCAGAcatttaaacaaataagaaacagaagGATGCCTGTTTGTTAAAACTTGCCTAAAACTTCCATCTTTTTAGACTTAACTAAAATGCACCAAGACCTCTAGCAAGAGAGCAGCATTATCAGTGTACTGCATTCATAGATAATGTTGGAAGTCATTGTTTCCTAGGACTTGTTATTTATAGGTGATGAAACCTAAAACAATAGTGATATATCTGAAAAGCCCCCAAGCCTGTCAGTAGAGAAATTCAAAAAACTAggacattttttacatttacataaagtaacttttaaatcattttaggaGTTCTGCAGTTCTTCTGAAAACACAACCAGGCAAGCCATACGAATCAAAGGAAATTTATACTTCAAATTATCTGCCACTTTTAGTTATGGAAAAGTATATTAAAGGCAAAATTAGTAAAACATtgcttcaaattttaaaaatcacagattgAACACATTAAAACACTGGAAGGTAAAGTTAAGGAATTTTTTCagagagagtaaaataaaaaaaaaagagagagagataaaacatagtaaaggaaaaacaaatagtaTAACCATCCAGGGAAGTTAATCATCTCAATAATCTGAGttcaaggggagaaaaaaagagagcaaagtAAATGAGGAAATCTCAGAAAAATAATTGAGGAAACTATCATAGGAgctgaaatgaacaaatttccaGATTGAAAGGCCCCACCAAACTCTTGGAAGATGGATTAAAATAGGCTAAGACACTTCTTTGTGAAATTTATAAACATCATttccatagagaaaaaaattaaaatcacagtggtTTTGAATTTCTTCACACCGGCATCAGAAACCAGAAGACAGTAGAGCAATGCCTTTAAATTTCAGTCTGGAATTCTATACTCAGAAAAATTATTAATCAACATTTTTGTTGATGACAGATAGAGGAATAGTAAATCTTCATTTATTCTCCATAGTGCAACAACAATTGATGATGTCTAAAACTAAACAATCCATAAGTgatggcctggcatggtggctcacgcctgtaatcccatctaCTCTGGAGGATGAGGTGGAAAGATTAGTTGAGATCAGGAATTCACAAtcagcgtgggcaacatagcgaggccccatctctaacCCCCCCAAAATACAAATGAGATTATAAGCATGTTATTGACAGTAATGGAGGTATACAAACTAGAAGACTCGGCTCTAAGAATAGAGAGTATATATGTCTGAGGGAAAGGACTTGATGActgcatttttaaagtaataagcTGTACAGACATATTTAatgtaacttttatttaaattttcttaattaaaaaaaaggaaaaataattctagctGTGTCAGAGAGAACTGATTGCAAGAATGTAAgactggaggcaggaggaaaatTTAGGAGGCTATTGTAGTACAGGCAAGAAACAGTGAGGACCTGACCCAAGGCAGTAATGATGGGAATAGGACagagaaaatgctttgaaaaatactTCAGAGGTAGGAGCACATTTGGAGGCAGGAACAGTTTGGTGATAGCCAATTGGAGATAGGTAGTGAGCAGAGAACATTTCACCCTGGGTCCTGggcactaaaaatataaatttgcagTTGTAGTTAGAGCCACAGGATTTGGAAgacaatttatagaaaatatgtaagggaaaataaataaggatcTAGGCTAGAATAATGTTTTTCTGAATAGATTTTTATTGAGGCAGAAAAATGCCCTCCCAAACATTATTAACCTACCTACTTCAGTACATGTGTCACATGTTAAGGACACAGGTACCTTTATGTGCATGCATTTTATAGGGGTAAATGATCACACAATGGAAATAATGTTGTTTGTACTTTTAAGTATATTCTAGTATATTCCATTTCTTTGGAAATGTCAAAGATggtaataaacttttcttttgaaagaatctGGAGAACtttattaacataaattttaacatttatgttaaacaaaatattttatgttattatatattacaaaatattttcaacatatagTATCCAGTTTCACCCTTTGTTCAGCCAAATGGGTTAAGTATTATCTCTCCCTTTCTAAGTTGTGgaaactgaaacaaacaaaaagattaaatgacttgtcccAGATCATACAATAAGaagtttcagttaaaaatataaatctcgACGCTGGCTCTGCCGGCCGGGACCAGCCTGCGCTGCTATAGCCCCGTCCCGGCGGCCTCCGATCCCAGCCGCACCGCAAGCGTCGCAGAGGAGGGCGGCGGGAACTCCCCTGGCCTCCCCGGGATCCTGCGCTTGCTGCGGGCCCCGTGCGCCGGAGGAATCCCGGTATCCTTACGCAGGCCCGCAGCGTCTGCCCTGCGGACGGGACAGGAATTATTTTAGATTTGAAATTCAGTTTTTCCTGAGACTGATCAGAAGTTAGTGACACCTTGATTGGATCTATTTTTTGGTCAGGAACCCATTTTGCAGCAATCAAGTTTTTATAGGATGCTGTAAATAATTGTCAAGgttgtttttcaaaaaacaaaaagagttaCAACTTCTTCATAGTAACAGAAACTTTTACAGGACATTCAATGCCTAACATTGCAGAAACAGAAAGGTCAAATGATTGTGGAAATGGTGAGCACAAATCTGAGAGAAAGTCTCCTGAAGAGAACCTACAAGGTGCTGTAAAATCTTTCTGCACAAGTGCCTCAGGAGCACCCTTCGGTCCCAAAGGAGATGGTCATTATCCATGGAGTTGTCCAGTGACTCATACTCGGGAAAAAATTTATGCCATCTGTTCAGACTATGCCTTTCTCAACCAGGCAACCTCAATTTATAAAGCTCCAAATCCAGCCCGCTCTTCTTGCCTCCTTGATAGTACCTCATTGTCTGCTGGAAATAATTCAAGATACATTGGTATCCCAACTAGTGCATCAGAAATCATCTATAATGAAGAAAACAGCTTGGAAAGCTTATCCAATAGCCTGGGCAAGCTACCTCTCGCATGGGAAATTGATAAATCTGAATTCGATGGGGTGACCACAAATTTGAAACACAAATCAGGCAatgcaaagaaacaaatttctaagaaaaaaactgCAGATAAAAAAGGAAGATCTCAGAGGGAGTGTCCTCAGCATTCTCCTCTTGAAGATACCAAGCAGAGGAAAGTCTTGGACCTCAGACGATGGTACTGCATAAGCCGACCACAATACAAGACTTCTTGTGGTATCTCCTCGTTAATTTCTTGTCGGATTTTTCTTATATAGCACAATGGGAGCTGGAAATCTTCCACCTATTACTCAAGAGGAAGCTTTACATATTTTGGGCTTTCAACCTCCATTTGAAGATATTAGGTTTGGTCCTTTCACTGGAAATACAACACTTACGAGGTGGTTTAGACAAATTAATGATCACTTCCACGTAAAAGGATGCTCTTATGTTCTATATAAGCCtcatgggaaaaacaaaacagctggAGAAACTGCTTCGGGGGCCTTGTCAAAATTAACACGTGGATTGAAAGACGAATCGCTGGTTTTTATCTATCATTGtcaaaatcattatttttgtcCAATTGGCTTCAAAGCAACCCCTGTTAAAGCTAATAAAGCATTCAGCAGGGGCCCTCTCTCACCACAGGAAGTTGAATATTGGATCTTAATTGGAGAATCAAGCAGAAAACACCCTGCCATTCACTGTAAAAAGTGGGCAGATATTATTACTGATCTGAACACTCAAAATCCAGAATACCTAGATATCTGGCACTTAGAGAGGGGCAGTATCGAAAAACAAAGAAGGTTGGGGGAAATTTGCATTGCATCATAGCATTCCAGAgacttaactggcaaagatttGGCCTTTGGAACTTTCCGTTTGGAAACATTAGACAAGAATCGCAACCTCCGACACATGCCCAGGGAATTGCCAAATCGGAGAGTGAAGACAATATTTCCAAGAAGCAGCATGGGCGTCTGGGCCGGTCTTTCAGTGCTAGTTTCCATCAGAACTCGGCATGGAGAAAGATGTCTAGTATCCATGAACGAAGGAACAGTGGCTACCAGGGTTATAGTGATTATGATGGGAATGATTGACTATGCTGGGTACTGAAAAATTGGTATTATACATACAACTGTTGTATACAGGACCGCATTAAGACAGTAGAAGATTTTAGTAAGTCTACATTAAATAGGAACAGATCTTGTGGTATAAAAAATAACCTTATAGTTCTCCAGTAAATAAATTGTATGTGATTATGATGGGTGATTTCAGATATATAAACAGATAAGCACAGATTATTGTCCTTTTAAAGTTAAGAGTATATAAATAACTTGGACAAAAAGTTTCATAAAATCCAATAAAATTACAGCTGCTGTCTAAATAACTCAAACACAAATTCACTTAACAGCATCAATATTTGAAATACTTAAGCATGAAGCGACTTACGACTTGATTCCCAGACATTTGTTACAGATAGTTTTATTCCTAAGATCAAGATGTAAGGTCCCATCTGCCCTTAAAAAAAATTGGGGCTGTCCATTTCTAGTTTCACTTATGGTCAAAGctcatctaaaattattttgtgagtCTAATAATTCTTTTACTTGTAGCAGTATCCTGCCTGCCTCATTTGTTTCCTGGTTAATTTTCTCAGGATTCTCACTGctaaggcaaaagagaaaaaacgTAAGAAACTGATCCTTTCTGTTGGTGCAAATGAGTGACTTAGCGCATTGATCAAGATATTTTTGACTTTCTTGACTTCGTATGACTTCTGTAAGTCTAGAATGAACCTTGTTTTAGGGATAACATAAAGGAACAAGTGGCATTGGAAGTTTCTATACCCAAagttatctgtgaaatgagatcTCCTGATATTTCACTGGTTCCTCAATATGGAGTTGACAACAGCATCGAAGACTCATTAGGAATGTCCACATTACTCAGAGGACAACTATCCATATTCCAGAGTCCgagctgtttccttttttaaaccaTAGAGATAATTAACTGTTTGAAGTGAGTGTTAAATAATTCGGAAGCGTGGATTTCATATGTTTGAGCCCCTCTCTAGCTGCTGTCAGTTTTCCTTCTACTGCCAACCTGTGACTCATATGACTAggatcttttgttcttttatttaggGGCTTGTTTCAGGACTCAAATCAGTAACTTGGTGATTACAAGGTGCTGAATA encodes the following:
- the LOC123638140 gene encoding LOW QUALITY PROTEIN: basic immunoglobulin-like variable motif-containing protein (The sequence of the model RefSeq protein was modified relative to this genomic sequence to represent the inferred CDS: inserted 1 base in 1 codon; deleted 1 base in 1 codon), with amino-acid sequence MPNIAETERSNDCGNGEHKSERKSPEENLQGAVKSFCTSASGAPFGPKGDGHYPWSCPVTHTREKIYAICSDYAFLNQATSIYKAPNPARSSCLLDSTSLSAGNNSRYIGIPTSASEIIYNEENSLESLSNSLGKLPLAWEIDKSEFDGVTTNLKHKSGNAKKQISKKKTADKKGRSQRECPQHSPLEDTKQRKVLDLRRWYCISRPQYKTSCGISSLISCGFFLYSTMGAGNLPPITQEEALHILGFQPPFEDIRFGPFTGNTTLTRWFRQINDHFHVKGCSYVLYKPHGKNKTAGETASGALSKLTRGLKDESLVFIYHCQNHYFCPIGFKATPVKANKAFSRGPLSPQEVEYWILIGESSRKHPAIHCKKWADIITDLNTQNPEYLDIWHLERGXYRKTKKVGGNLHCIIAFQRLNWQRFGLWNFPFGNIRQESQPPTHAQGIAKSESEDNISKKQHGRLGRSFSASFHQNSAWRKMSSIHERRNSGYQGYSDYDGND